Proteins encoded together in one Candidatus Methylomirabilota bacterium window:
- a CDS encoding carbohydrate ABC transporter permease has product MRRRAWRAFVHAAALGLAAQAVLPLLWMLSTALKPPREVFATPPTLVPAAPTLENFARLLRETAFLTYFWNSVVVSGLTVLLTLAVGALGAYGLTRFAFPGREAVARLILCTYMFAPIMIVVPIYIMARRLGLVNTHAALVLSYASFCLPFALWLLRAFFQSIPLELEEAALVDGAGRGRAVLHVVLPLALPGLIATSIFTFTLAWNDYVFTRILIASDELKTLPVGVQDLFAAAVVDWGLVMAAGVLITIPALAFFMAVQRHLVAGWGTGGLKG; this is encoded by the coding sequence GTGAGGCGGCGCGCGTGGCGCGCGTTCGTCCACGCCGCCGCGCTGGGCCTCGCGGCGCAGGCCGTCCTTCCACTGTTATGGATGCTCTCGACGGCGCTCAAGCCGCCCCGCGAGGTCTTCGCGACGCCGCCGACGCTCGTGCCGGCGGCGCCGACGCTCGAGAACTTCGCCCGCCTGCTCCGCGAGACCGCGTTCCTGACGTACTTCTGGAACAGCGTCGTGGTCTCGGGGCTGACGGTGCTCCTCACGCTGGCGGTCGGCGCGCTCGGCGCCTACGGCCTCACGCGCTTCGCGTTCCCCGGGCGCGAGGCGGTGGCGCGGCTCATCCTCTGCACCTACATGTTCGCGCCGATCATGATCGTGGTGCCGATCTACATCATGGCGCGGCGGCTCGGCCTCGTGAACACGCACGCGGCGCTCGTGCTCTCGTACGCCTCATTCTGCCTGCCGTTCGCGCTGTGGCTCCTGCGCGCGTTCTTCCAGTCCATCCCGCTCGAGCTCGAGGAGGCGGCGCTGGTGGACGGCGCGGGGCGCGGGCGCGCGGTGCTCCACGTCGTGCTGCCGCTGGCGCTCCCGGGCCTCATCGCGACGTCGATCTTCACCTTCACTTTGGCCTGGAACGATTACGTCTTCACGCGCATCCTGATCGCGTCGGACGAGCTCAAGACGCTGCCGGTCGGGGTCCAGGACCTCTTCGCGGCGGCGGTCGTGGACTGGGGGCTCGTCATGGCGGCCGGCGTGCTCATCACCATCCCCGCCCTCGCGTTCTTCATGGCGGTGCAGCGCCACCTCGTGGCGGGCTGGGGAACCGGAGGGCTCAAGGGATGA
- the cobA gene encoding uroporphyrinogen-III C-methyltransferase, which produces MALVGAGPGDPGLITVRGLELLRRADVVVYDRLVHPRLLDEAPRARRIFAGKAAGRHALAQERINALLVTHARRGRRVVRLKGGDPFVFGRGGEEALALARAGVPFEVVPGVTSAVAAPAAAGIPLTHRGLAASFTVVTGHEEACRRESSVDWARLAGAADTLVVLMGVGALPRITRALVAHGRSPATPVALVRWGTTDLQETLVGRLDDIAARAARARLEPPVVAVIGDVVALRERLAWFPEQPLPVSAGAAR; this is translated from the coding sequence GTGGCGCTCGTCGGGGCCGGCCCGGGCGATCCCGGCCTCATCACGGTCCGCGGCCTCGAGCTCCTGCGGCGCGCCGACGTCGTCGTCTACGACCGGCTGGTCCACCCGCGGCTGCTCGACGAGGCGCCGCGCGCGCGGCGGATCTTCGCGGGCAAGGCCGCCGGGCGGCACGCGCTGGCCCAGGAGCGGATCAATGCCCTCCTCGTGACGCACGCGCGGCGCGGCCGGCGGGTCGTCCGGCTCAAGGGCGGCGACCCCTTCGTCTTCGGCCGCGGCGGCGAGGAGGCGCTGGCGCTGGCGCGCGCGGGCGTCCCGTTCGAGGTCGTGCCGGGTGTCACGTCGGCCGTCGCCGCGCCCGCCGCGGCGGGGATCCCGCTCACGCACCGCGGCCTCGCCGCGTCGTTCACCGTCGTCACGGGCCACGAGGAGGCGTGCCGGCGCGAGTCGAGCGTGGACTGGGCGCGGCTCGCGGGCGCGGCGGACACGCTCGTGGTGCTCATGGGCGTCGGCGCGCTTCCCCGCATCACCCGCGCGCTCGTCGCCCACGGGCGCTCGCCCGCGACCCCCGTCGCCCTCGTGCGCTGGGGCACGACCGACCTCCAGGAGACGCTCGTCGGTCGTCTCGACGACATCGCCGCGCGCGCCGCGCGGGCGCGGCTCGAGCCCCCGGTCGTCGCCGTGATCGGCGACGTCGTCGCCCTCCGCGAGCGTCTCGCCTGGTTTCCTGAGCAGCCGCTCCCCGTGTCCGCGGGAGCCGCCCGATGA
- a CDS encoding acyl--CoA ligase family protein — MSEFRHVYRTELTPVSFLARSAYVFPQKTAVVHGTRRYTYAQLAERANRLAAGLRRAGLQKHDRVAFLCPNIPAMLEAHFGVPAAGGVLVAINIRLNSDEIAYILTHSGSRFLFVDAEFEPVVKPIDLTGITVVRVDDTGSAGDPYEDFLAAGSPAPVESWLEDEDEMLAINYTSGTTGRPKGVMYSHRGAWINALGEVVETAMGFDTRYLWTLPMFHCNGWCFTWGVTAVGGTHVCLRKVEPGRVWDMIDAEGVTHYNGAPTVHIGVINDPKAHTLAHPVTVTVAGAPPSPTLLGKLKELGFRPVHVYGLTETYGPHTVCAWHDEWNALPVDDQARLAARQGQGYALFDLVRVVDGAMNDVPKDAQTLGEVIMRGNNAMLGYFEQRDATAEAFRGGWFHSGDIAVWHPDGYIELRDRKKDIIISGGENISTIEVEQTVAKHPAVLECAVVAIPDEKWGERPKAFVTLKPGQKATEQEVIEFCRHHIAHFKCPAAVEFGDLPKTSTGKVQKFVLREKEWKGKEKRIN; from the coding sequence ATGAGCGAGTTTCGCCACGTCTACCGGACCGAGCTCACCCCGGTGAGCTTTCTCGCGCGCAGCGCGTACGTCTTCCCGCAGAAGACCGCGGTCGTCCACGGGACCCGGCGGTACACCTATGCGCAGCTCGCGGAGCGGGCGAACCGCCTCGCCGCCGGGCTCCGGCGCGCGGGACTCCAGAAGCACGACCGCGTGGCGTTCCTCTGCCCCAACATCCCCGCGATGCTCGAGGCGCACTTCGGCGTGCCCGCCGCGGGCGGCGTCCTCGTCGCGATCAACATCCGGCTGAACTCGGACGAGATCGCGTACATCCTGACGCACTCGGGCTCGCGGTTCCTGTTCGTGGACGCCGAGTTCGAGCCCGTGGTGAAGCCGATCGACCTCACGGGGATCACGGTCGTCCGCGTGGACGACACGGGCTCGGCGGGCGACCCGTACGAGGACTTTCTCGCGGCGGGCTCGCCCGCGCCGGTGGAGAGCTGGCTCGAGGACGAGGACGAGATGCTCGCCATCAACTACACGTCGGGCACGACGGGCCGGCCCAAGGGCGTGATGTACTCGCACCGCGGCGCGTGGATCAACGCGCTCGGCGAGGTGGTCGAGACGGCGATGGGCTTCGACACCCGGTACCTCTGGACGCTCCCGATGTTCCACTGCAACGGCTGGTGCTTCACCTGGGGCGTCACGGCGGTCGGCGGCACGCACGTGTGCCTCCGGAAGGTGGAGCCGGGCCGCGTCTGGGACATGATCGACGCGGAGGGCGTCACCCACTACAACGGCGCGCCCACCGTGCACATCGGCGTCATCAACGACCCGAAGGCCCACACGCTCGCGCACCCGGTCACCGTGACCGTCGCCGGCGCGCCGCCGTCGCCGACGCTCCTCGGCAAGCTCAAGGAGCTCGGCTTCCGGCCCGTCCACGTCTACGGCCTCACCGAGACCTACGGTCCGCACACGGTGTGCGCCTGGCACGACGAGTGGAACGCGCTGCCGGTCGATGACCAGGCGCGCCTCGCCGCCCGCCAGGGGCAGGGCTACGCGCTCTTCGACCTCGTCCGCGTCGTGGACGGCGCCATGAACGACGTCCCGAAGGACGCGCAGACGCTCGGCGAGGTGATCATGCGCGGCAACAACGCCATGCTGGGCTACTTCGAACAGCGCGACGCGACGGCCGAGGCGTTCCGCGGCGGCTGGTTCCACTCGGGCGACATCGCGGTCTGGCACCCCGACGGCTACATCGAGCTGCGCGACCGGAAGAAGGACATCATCATCTCGGGCGGCGAGAACATCTCGACGATCGAGGTCGAGCAGACCGTGGCCAAGCATCCGGCCGTGCTCGAGTGCGCGGTCGTCGCGATCCCCGACGAGAAGTGGGGCGAGCGCCCGAAGGCGTTCGTCACGCTCAAGCCGGGGCAGAAGGCGACGGAGCAGGAAGTCATCGAGTTCTGCCGACACCACATTGCCCACTTCAAGTGCCCGGCGGCCGTCGAGTTCGGCGACCTCCCGAAGACCTCGACGGGCAAGGTGCAGAAGTTCGTGCTGCGCGAGAAGGAGTGGAAGGGGAAGGAGAAGCGGATCAACTAG
- a CDS encoding LLM class flavin-dependent oxidoreductase, translating to MPRLSVLDQSPVRSGGTAADALHETLELAQACDRWGYHRYWLAEHHSTPGLAGSSPEVLIGQVAARTARIRVGAGGIMLQHYSPLKVAECFRVLETLFPGRIDLGIGRAPGADALTARALRDDASLERFPAEVADVVGFLRGSLPPEHPYARVIAMPSGPGTPEIWLLGSSDQSAMVAAHLGLGFSFAHFINDEGGVDVTRAYARDFRPSELLPAPRASVAVFTVCADTEAEALRLAKSRDLFIARLYTGRRGRYPSVEEAESHPYTAHERAIVEHARRRTIAGAPEQVRDRLLALASAYGVDELVVVTITHDGKARLRSYELLAQVFGLAEPPPPA from the coding sequence GTGCCGCGCCTCTCGGTCCTCGACCAGTCGCCGGTGCGGAGCGGGGGCACCGCCGCCGACGCGCTCCACGAGACGCTCGAGCTCGCGCAGGCCTGCGACCGCTGGGGCTACCATCGGTACTGGCTCGCCGAGCACCACTCGACACCCGGGCTCGCGGGCTCGAGCCCCGAGGTGCTGATCGGCCAGGTCGCCGCCCGCACCGCGCGCATCCGCGTCGGCGCGGGCGGGATCATGCTCCAGCACTACAGCCCGCTGAAGGTGGCCGAGTGCTTCCGCGTGCTGGAGACGCTCTTCCCCGGGCGCATCGACCTCGGGATCGGCCGCGCGCCGGGCGCCGACGCGCTCACGGCGCGCGCGCTCCGCGACGACGCGAGCCTCGAGCGCTTCCCCGCCGAGGTCGCCGACGTCGTCGGCTTCCTGCGCGGGAGCCTGCCCCCCGAGCACCCCTACGCGAGGGTGATTGCGATGCCGAGCGGGCCTGGGACGCCGGAGATCTGGCTCCTCGGCTCGAGCGACCAGAGCGCGATGGTGGCGGCGCACCTCGGCCTCGGGTTCTCGTTCGCGCACTTCATCAACGACGAGGGGGGCGTCGACGTCACCCGCGCCTACGCGCGGGACTTCCGGCCGTCCGAGCTCCTGCCCGCACCGCGGGCGTCCGTCGCGGTGTTCACGGTCTGCGCCGACACCGAGGCCGAGGCGCTGCGCCTGGCGAAGAGCCGCGACCTCTTCATCGCGCGCCTCTACACCGGCCGGCGCGGCCGCTACCCGTCGGTCGAAGAGGCGGAGAGCCATCCATACACGGCGCACGAGCGGGCGATCGTCGAGCACGCGCGGCGGCGCACCATCGCGGGCGCGCCCGAGCAGGTGCGCGACCGGCTCCTGGCGCTCGCGTCCGCGTACGGCGTGGACGAGCTGGTCGTCGTCACGATCACCCACGACGGGAAGGCGCGCCTCCGCTCGTACGAGCTGCTCGCGCAGGTCTTCGGCCTGGCGGAGCCGCCGCCGCCCGCCTGA
- a CDS encoding sugar ABC transporter permease — MSARALGALWVLPALLLIGALTLYPVGYAVWLSFFDKHSFFPAERWVGLGNYARIARDAEFWDSVWKGVVYAGATTALQLVLGVAAALVLHQAFRARTLVRALVLFPYMIPTIVAVIVWRWLLNETYGLVDHLLLSFRLASQPVVWLGVDHMMTSVVAVSVWQFTPFVVVSVLARLQTIPPELHEAARVDGASAWSRFRHVTLPQLRAVLFVVILLRSIWMFTKFDTVWLWGEGAGAGREIRTLPIYAYMRTFTYYQAGFGAALSVLMFLMLMAATLVYFRLFWREEAA; from the coding sequence TTGAGCGCGCGGGCGCTGGGAGCGCTGTGGGTCCTCCCGGCGCTCCTCCTCATCGGCGCGCTGACCCTCTATCCGGTCGGTTACGCGGTCTGGCTCTCGTTCTTCGACAAGCACTCGTTCTTCCCCGCCGAGCGCTGGGTCGGGCTCGGCAACTACGCGCGGATCGCCCGCGACGCCGAGTTCTGGGACAGCGTGTGGAAGGGCGTGGTGTACGCCGGGGCGACGACCGCGCTCCAGCTCGTGCTCGGCGTCGCCGCCGCGCTGGTCCTCCACCAGGCGTTCCGCGCCCGGACGCTCGTCCGCGCGCTCGTCCTGTTCCCGTACATGATCCCGACGATCGTCGCCGTGATCGTCTGGCGCTGGCTCCTGAACGAGACCTACGGCCTCGTGGACCACCTCCTGCTCAGCTTCCGGCTCGCGAGCCAGCCGGTCGTGTGGCTCGGCGTGGACCACATGATGACGTCGGTGGTCGCGGTGAGCGTGTGGCAGTTCACGCCGTTCGTGGTCGTGAGCGTGCTCGCGCGGCTCCAGACGATCCCGCCCGAGCTCCACGAGGCGGCGCGCGTGGACGGCGCGTCCGCGTGGTCGCGCTTCCGCCACGTCACGCTCCCCCAGCTCCGCGCGGTCCTCTTCGTCGTGATCCTGCTGCGCTCGATCTGGATGTTCACCAAGTTCGATACCGTGTGGCTCTGGGGCGAGGGGGCGGGCGCCGGGCGCGAGATCCGCACGCTGCCGATCTACGCCTACATGCGGACCTTCACCTACTACCAGGCCGGCTTCGGCGCCGCGCTCTCGGTGCTCATGTTCCTCATGCTCATGGCGGCGACGCTCGTCTACTTCCGCCTCTTCTGGCGCGAGGAGGCGGCGTGA
- a CDS encoding sugar ABC transporter substrate-binding protein, translating into MAGRRCLAAVAAAAVLSAAAVVGAAEKKVIRLWQTETEPQTLAVLHQTAAEYEKTHPDVVVKIEGLAWGDLEKKLTAALAAGAPPDAAHGQPITCVSFAAKGLLRPVDDLADAIPRDDLVDAFRNLCRWDGKTYGVGHSPASSVFVYRKDLLAQKGLRVPKTWDELIQVADALREVKDGQVVRYGLSMTGQPLFINIAIGELLKTNGGRLFDADGRPTLTEKPVLELLDFYKKLNRVLPPGWTGHGYLDTFANLANGKAAMVYQAYGRGVGYIEKYAPKEIADPEHFAVADKVVGPSGRTPAAQLDCEPWMVFKDAKGAAEAVDFLKFFFRDDNYVPYLHSVPIHLLSIKKSTTRSARYADNAMIRKWRPWVDMQEKYFKNDWIKPVLVTDWEDMKKPYLLEVMGSGILVDMVLDSVKGVPSAEAAAKAQKRVEELLTSSGYLKK; encoded by the coding sequence ATGGCCGGACGCCGCTGTCTCGCCGCCGTCGCCGCCGCCGCCGTCCTGTCCGCCGCCGCCGTCGTGGGCGCCGCCGAGAAGAAGGTCATCCGCCTCTGGCAGACGGAGACGGAGCCGCAGACTCTCGCCGTACTTCATCAAACTGCCGCGGAGTACGAGAAGACCCATCCGGACGTGGTCGTCAAGATCGAGGGCCTCGCCTGGGGCGACCTCGAGAAGAAGCTCACCGCCGCGCTCGCCGCCGGCGCGCCGCCCGACGCCGCGCACGGCCAGCCGATCACCTGCGTGTCGTTCGCGGCGAAGGGGCTCCTGCGGCCCGTCGACGACCTCGCCGACGCGATCCCCCGGGACGACCTCGTCGACGCCTTCAGGAACCTCTGCCGCTGGGACGGCAAGACGTACGGCGTCGGCCATTCGCCGGCGTCGTCGGTCTTCGTGTACCGCAAGGACCTGCTCGCCCAGAAGGGCCTCAGGGTGCCGAAGACCTGGGACGAGCTGATCCAGGTGGCCGACGCGCTCCGCGAGGTGAAGGACGGGCAGGTCGTCCGCTACGGGCTCTCGATGACGGGGCAGCCGCTCTTCATCAACATCGCGATCGGCGAGCTCCTCAAGACGAACGGGGGGAGGCTCTTCGACGCCGACGGCCGGCCGACGCTCACCGAGAAGCCCGTGCTCGAGCTGCTCGACTTCTACAAGAAGCTCAACCGCGTGCTGCCGCCGGGTTGGACGGGCCACGGCTACCTCGACACCTTCGCGAACCTCGCCAACGGCAAGGCGGCGATGGTCTACCAGGCCTACGGGCGCGGCGTCGGCTACATCGAGAAGTACGCGCCCAAGGAGATCGCCGACCCCGAGCACTTCGCCGTGGCCGACAAGGTCGTGGGCCCGTCGGGCCGGACGCCCGCGGCGCAGCTCGACTGCGAGCCCTGGATGGTCTTCAAGGACGCCAAGGGCGCCGCCGAGGCCGTGGACTTCCTGAAGTTCTTCTTCCGGGACGACAACTACGTCCCGTACCTCCACTCCGTGCCGATCCACCTGCTGTCGATCAAGAAGTCCACCACGCGGAGCGCGCGGTACGCCGACAACGCGATGATCCGGAAGTGGCGGCCCTGGGTGGACATGCAGGAGAAGTACTTCAAGAACGACTGGATCAAGCCCGTCCTCGTCACGGACTGGGAGGACATGAAGAAGCCCTACCTCCTCGAGGTGATGGGCTCGGGCATCCTCGTGGACATGGTGCTCGACTCGGTGAAGGGCGTGCCCTCCGCCGAGGCGGCCGCGAAGGCGCAGAAGCGGGTCGAGGAGCTGCTGACGAGCTCCGGCTATCTGAAGAAGTAG
- a CDS encoding peroxiredoxin, translated as MSLRLGDTAPDFTADSTEGQISFHRWIGDSWAILFSHPRDFTPVCTTELGYVARLKPEFDRRHVKPIGLSIDPLDSHKGWAADIKETQGHAPNFPIIADPERKVANLYGMIHPAHDEVYTVRTVFVIDPKKKVRLMITYPQTAGRNFDEILRVIDSLQLTDAHKVATPVNWKQGEDVIIVPAVTDEEAKKQFPKGWRALKPYLRLTPQPK; from the coding sequence ATGAGCCTGAGACTCGGAGACACCGCACCCGACTTCACCGCCGACAGCACGGAGGGACAGATCAGCTTCCACCGGTGGATCGGCGACAGCTGGGCCATCCTCTTCTCGCACCCGCGCGACTTCACGCCGGTCTGCACGACCGAGCTGGGGTACGTGGCGCGACTGAAGCCGGAGTTCGACCGGCGGCACGTGAAGCCGATCGGCCTCTCGATCGACCCCCTCGACTCGCACAAGGGCTGGGCGGCCGACATCAAGGAGACGCAGGGCCACGCGCCGAACTTCCCGATCATCGCCGACCCCGAGCGCAAGGTGGCCAACCTGTACGGCATGATCCATCCCGCGCACGACGAGGTCTACACGGTCCGCACGGTGTTCGTCATCGATCCGAAGAAGAAGGTCCGGCTGATGATCACCTATCCGCAGACCGCGGGACGCAACTTCGACGAGATCCTGCGCGTGATCGACTCGCTCCAGCTCACGGACGCCCACAAGGTCGCGACGCCCGTCAACTGGAAGCAGGGCGAGGACGTCATCATCGTCCCCGCGGTCACGGACGAGGAGGCGAAGAAGCAGTTCCCGAAGGGCTGGCGCGCGCTCAAGCCCTATCTGCGCCTGACGCCACAGCCGAAATAG